Within Limisalsivibrio acetivorans, the genomic segment AGTAACCGTAGCCATATTCCAGAGCCATATAGCAGACTACTACGAGGATTATATAGGAAGCCGTGTCATGGGAATCGCCAAAACCGTGGCAAGGATGCACACCGTAAGGGAGGCTCTGGCGGAGGATATCCCTGTCAGGGATGTGCAGAAACTGGCGGAATCGGTGCGCGAGGATACCGGGGCGGAGTTTGTGGTTGTGGGGAGGCCGGACGGCACGAGGCTCTCCCACCCTAACCCCGAAAACATTGGCAAGACCTTCGTAGGCGGTGATTTCCGCAGAGCTATCGAGGACGGGATAAGCTACGTTTCAGAGTCTGTGGGCACCCTTGGTCCCTCGCTGAGAGGCTTTTCTCCCGTTAAAAACGCCGATGGTAGAATAATCGGTTTTGTCTCCGTGGGATACCTTAAAACAGATGTGGACAGGGAGATATTTCTTGCCCAGAGAAAACCCGCCACTTACGTCTTCATGATGGTATTCATAGGGCTTGTGAGCGCCGTTATCATTGCTGGCTATGTTAAAAGGATAACCCTCGATCTTGAACCCTCCGAGATAGCCTCTATGCATAAGGAGCGGGAGATCATCCTGAACTCTGTACGGGAGGGGATCATTGCCGTTGACTGCACAGGTAGAATTCGCTTTGCAAACAATGAGGCAGGCCGCATACTTCATCTTGAAAATGACATTAACCGTAAAGATATAAACGAAATAATGCCGGATAGCATCATAACCAAGCGTCTCTTGAACTGTGAAGAGGGGCACGACGAAGAGATCCGCACCGGTGAAGACACGCTAATATTCAATATCACCCCCGTATACAGCAGAAGCAGGGTTGAGGGTGTTGTGGCAAGCTTCCGCCGCAGAGATGAGATAGACTATATAAAAAGGGAGCTTAACACTGTCAAGGAGTGCTCGGAGATGCTGAGGGTTCAGAGCCATGAGTATTCAAACAAACTCCACACCATAAGCGGTCTTCTGCAGATAGAGGAATACGAAGAGGCGAAGGATATTATCCTGAAGGAGTCCGAAGGGTATCACTCCCTTGTGGAATACCTCGACAACAGTGTGAACTGCACTCTCATAAGCGGAACGGTGATAGGAAAGTATAACCGTGCCTGCGAGCTCAAGTGCGAGTTCGAGCTGTACAGAGATGGAGGATGGCCCGCTCCCCCCGCCTCACCGGATGATGCTGTAACTATCCTCGGAAACCTTCTGGACAACGCCATGGAGGCTGCACGCAACAGCGAAAAGCCGTGGATTAAACTCAGCCTCTACACCGATGATGACATGCTCGCCGCACTGGTAGAGGATAACGGGCCAGGGCTCAACCCCGAGAACAACATCTTCGCTAAGGGCTACACAACGAAGGGTGACGGCCACGGCATAGGGCTGTACAACGTTGTGATGGCCCTTGAGAACGCAGAGGGAAGGATAGAAGCTGGGAACCGTGATGAGGGTGGTGCATACTTCCGTATCTTCCTTCCGGCTGCTGAAGAAATCATAGAGGAGCAAGAGGCATGATACGGGTCATGATAATCGAAGACGACAGAAATATCGCCAGCCTCCACAGCAAGTTCACTGAAAAAGTGGAAGGGTTCACTCCGGCGGGGATAGCAAACAGTCTGGAGGAGGCAGAGGAGATGGCGGAGATACTTGAACCCGATCTTGTTCTGCTGGATCTCTTCCTCCCCGACGGTAGCGGTATGGAGTTTCTGCGTGGGATTAGAAGCAAAGGGATCGAGGCGGATGTAATACTGATTACAGCGGCAAAGGATGTTAAAAGCCTGCAAAGCGCCATGCGCGGCGGAGCGTTTGATTATATAGTCAAGCCTGTGATATTCGAACGGTTCAAGCAGTCTCTCAACCGCTACAGGGACTACACAGCAGAGCTCGAGAAGAGCGCAACACTCGAGCAGGGGGATATCGACCATATACTGGACAGGCACAGCGAAAACAGTATCCAGGACCTGCCGAAGGGGATATACCCCATTACCCTGAAAAAAATCACGGCGGTTTTCGACAACGGAAAGGACGGTCTCTC encodes:
- a CDS encoding ATP-binding protein, producing the protein MRKFLNLFIPRTIKSQMVIMISIVVVLQILVTVAIFQSHIADYYEDYIGSRVMGIAKTVARMHTVREALAEDIPVRDVQKLAESVREDTGAEFVVVGRPDGTRLSHPNPENIGKTFVGGDFRRAIEDGISYVSESVGTLGPSLRGFSPVKNADGRIIGFVSVGYLKTDVDREIFLAQRKPATYVFMMVFIGLVSAVIIAGYVKRITLDLEPSEIASMHKEREIILNSVREGIIAVDCTGRIRFANNEAGRILHLENDINRKDINEIMPDSIITKRLLNCEEGHDEEIRTGEDTLIFNITPVYSRSRVEGVVASFRRRDEIDYIKRELNTVKECSEMLRVQSHEYSNKLHTISGLLQIEEYEEAKDIILKESEGYHSLVEYLDNSVNCTLISGTVIGKYNRACELKCEFELYRDGGWPAPPASPDDAVTILGNLLDNAMEAARNSEKPWIKLSLYTDDDMLAALVEDNGPGLNPENNIFAKGYTTKGDGHGIGLYNVVMALENAEGRIEAGNRDEGGAYFRIFLPAAEEIIEEQEA
- a CDS encoding response regulator gives rise to the protein MIRVMIIEDDRNIASLHSKFTEKVEGFTPAGIANSLEEAEEMAEILEPDLVLLDLFLPDGSGMEFLRGIRSKGIEADVILITAAKDVKSLQSAMRGGAFDYIVKPVIFERFKQSLNRYRDYTAELEKSATLEQGDIDHILDRHSENSIQDLPKGIYPITLKKITAVFDNGKDGLSAEEAGELIGASRNTARRYLEYLSETGFLYADIDYGAVGRPEKKFYRHN